atattattaaaatattcacTATCAAATATCATATTTagagaataataattaaaaataaaataacaaatatatgtaggaaattaataatttaattacataTTGAATCAATATAATAGTATGGGCGCCAAATGAAAAACATTAAGTTTTCAAACTAAATAGAAAATTTTCTAGaacttttgatttaaaaaaattaatgcttTTATTTTTACCACAAAAAATCATGatagttttattaaattttaatataataattgatgatagaaaaacttaaaatcatttaaaattatatCAATCCACTTCTATAATAGATAATAACCTTAATAATCTAGggttttaaaaaaactttttttaaaaaattattatttgacaacgtttttatttgacattttaattcttttaaatttttctaaACATGGAATAATAAAACCAAGTTGTTTTCCAAAAActaaatctcttcaaatcataacatactataaatatttaaacttttaatttctataatttcttgaTTAGATTctaatatttatcattttattcactaaaatctataaatatataagttttctaaattaaaattgatttcatATAGATTGTTTCTCAGAAATGAAGGTCACATTTAAAATgagatcttatttatttatttcatattaactttaaaaaaatcgTTTTGATTTCTTAattgatattatatatttaaaggtCAAATGATTTTTTTGGTAACTTACGAAAAAATTAACAAATTCTATTCTTTTGAAATTAGcatcataatttaaaaatttaaaaattattttatagttaaataaattaaaattttaagtaataaaaatatttttataaacaaaatataatttattattgataaaaaaaatttgtgcaactaataaaaaaaataaattataatgttaatataactttatttgtaaattataaataattataaaacatttttttaagtaTAAGAAATTTTATCCTGTGCCTCGCACGGGTAGAGACACTAGTAATATTATAAAATCAAACATAatttttcttttctatacaatATTAAAAAGTAATAGAAGGATAATATTATTGAAACTTTCCAACAAATGGATGTACATTGAAAAGTAATAGAAGGATAATATTAATTTcaacaatatttttaaattatttaaatatagatTAAATTATTGAGCCGCAATATCATTAgtagtaaaaagaaaaaggacaTAGTCTTAATTAAACCggcgtaaataaataaataaatacacaaTTAGATAAACCATTTTAACAACCACCTCCATCTCCATTCTCCATCTTGTTGGCGAATAAACATTAtcttataaaaacaaataaacattagATAATTAAATGATTGAATTAATCAATCCAAAAACTAAAATAGGAGAATCTAAAAAATCaccactttttttttattttaattttatatttatccaGTTTTGTTCTCTCTCTTTCAATCCAGTTTCCACTACCTTAAAATCTAAAaccttcaatcatcctcaaaccTCCACCGTTAATTTTCCGAATTTAGCGGAAccagaaaaacccaaaaaaaaaaccaaaaaaacacaaaaaaaattggAACATGCAGCACAACATCCTCACCTCGATCCGAACTACGAAAATTACGGATGGTTGTAAAGGTACTCACGTCTACGCTCTCAACTCCTCCGCCGCCGCTGATTCTCCGAACACCGCCGGCGGTGGAGATACCATCGGAGATAAAAAACTCTTTCATCATTTATTAGACCGGTCCAAACACTCTGGTCGGTTTAAACCGGTTGGACCCAAAACGGCGACTCGCGACGTCGTTTTGGAGGGTCTACTCCCTTGTGGCCTTCCCTCCTCGGAGATTCTAGAGCCTTCGATTGAGCCTTGCTTGAAGCCTGTTGATTTGGTTGAAACGCTTGCCGGTGTGTATCGGCGGATCGAGAATTGTGTAGAGGTTGAGAAATCGGAGGCGTTTTTGGAGCAGTGTGCGGTTTTCAAGGGGTTGCCGGATGTTAAATTGTTCCGGCGGAGTCTCCGGTCGGCAAGGCAGCATGCGGTGGATGTGCATTCGAAGGTTGTGTTGGCTTCGTGGTTGAGGTATGAGAGGAGAGAGGATGAACTTGTTGGATCTTCTGCGATGGATTGTTGTGGAAGAAACGTGGAATGTCCTAAGGCTAGTTTGGTTGCAGGGTATGATCCTGAATCTGGTTTCGATCATTGTGTGTGTTATCGTAAATTTGTTGATAATGATGACGGGGAATGTGAATCTGAATGTTCGACTTCTTATGGAGACGATGATGGTAGTGGTGACAGTGATTACCATGATATGTATTTTTGTATAGGTGATAGTGATATTAGATGTAATAGATACGCAATGGCCTCGCTTTCGAGGCCTTTTATGGCAATGTTGTATGGTGGATTTGTTGAGTCGAGGAGGGAGAGGATAAATTTCACCCTGAATAGTGTTAATGTTGAGGTGATGATGGCGGTTGAGGTTTTTAGTAGAACCAAGAGGTTGAGTGGGTTTCCGAATAATGTTGTTCTAGAGATGCTTTCGTTTGCAAATAGGTTTTGTTGTGTGGAGATGAAGTCTGCTTGTGATGCTCATTTGGCTTCTTTGGTGTTTGACATGGATGATGCGTTGTTGTTGATTGAGTATGGAATGGAGGAGAATGCGTATCTGCTAGTGGCGGCTTGCTTGCAGGTGTTTCTCAGAGAGCTCCCTAGTTCGATGCATCGTTTGAGTGTTATGAAATTGTTTTGTAGTGTAGAGGGTAGGGATAGGCTGGCCTCGGTAGGGCATGTGTCGTTTTCGTTGTATTGTTTTTTGAGTCAGGTTGCGATGGAAGATGATGTGAAATCTACAACGTCTGTGATGCTCTTAGAGAGGTTAGGAGAATGTGCGGTGAGTGGTTGGCAGAAGCAACTTGCTTATCATCAATTAGGTGTTGTGATGCTTGAGAGAAAAGAATACAAAGATGCACAACATTGGTTTGAGGCTGCTGTTGAGGCAGGACATATTTATTCTTCGGTGGGTGTTGCGAGAGCCCAATATAAACGCGGGCATACATATGCCGCATACAAACTGATAAACTCCCTTATTTCTGATCATAAACCTGTTGGTTGGATGTATCAGGAAAGGTCTTTGTATTGCATTGGGAAGGAAAAGAGTATGGACTTAGTCTCGGCAACTGAATTAGATCCAACTCTTTCTTTTCCATACAAACACCGGGCTGTTTTTATGGTAGAAGAGAATAACATTGGAGCTGCCGTTTCTGAAATCAATAAAATAATCGGCTTCAAGATTTCTCCTGACTGCCTTGAATTGAGAGCTTGGTTCTTGATTGCCATGAAGGATTACGAAGGAGCCCTCAGGGATGTCAGAGCAATTTTGACATTGGATCCAAATTATATGATGTTCAATGGGAATATGCAAGGCACTCGCTTGGTAGAACTCCTCCGCCCTGTCGCCCAGCAGTGGAATCAGGCTGATTGTTGGATGCAATTGTATGACCGATGGTCTTCCGTTGATGATATTGGTTCTTTGGCTGTTGTACACCAGATGTTAGAAAATAACCCAGGGAAAAGTGTTTTACGCTTTCGGCAATCTCTACTGCTGTTACGGTGAGTGTAAGCTTTACATTATCTcagttttattaatttttttaatgctaTCATTTCCCCTTTGTAGATTAAGTTATCTCGTCCTGTTTTTCTACCAATTTCCTATTCCATTCTCTCTTTGTTGCTACTGACTTGTAGCTAGGTTAGGGGCTATCTCCAGTTATTTAGTTTCCCAGTTCCAGATATCTTCCTCTGGTTAAAAGGTTTATTAACCCAAATGAGATCTTCCAAACATAACTTGCTTCA
The Vicia villosa cultivar HV-30 ecotype Madison, WI linkage group LG6, Vvil1.0, whole genome shotgun sequence genome window above contains:
- the LOC131609410 gene encoding ethylene-overproduction protein 1-like — encoded protein: MQHNILTSIRTTKITDGCKGTHVYALNSSAAADSPNTAGGGDTIGDKKLFHHLLDRSKHSGRFKPVGPKTATRDVVLEGLLPCGLPSSEILEPSIEPCLKPVDLVETLAGVYRRIENCVEVEKSEAFLEQCAVFKGLPDVKLFRRSLRSARQHAVDVHSKVVLASWLRYERREDELVGSSAMDCCGRNVECPKASLVAGYDPESGFDHCVCYRKFVDNDDGECESECSTSYGDDDGSGDSDYHDMYFCIGDSDIRCNRYAMASLSRPFMAMLYGGFVESRRERINFTLNSVNVEVMMAVEVFSRTKRLSGFPNNVVLEMLSFANRFCCVEMKSACDAHLASLVFDMDDALLLIEYGMEENAYLLVAACLQVFLRELPSSMHRLSVMKLFCSVEGRDRLASVGHVSFSLYCFLSQVAMEDDVKSTTSVMLLERLGECAVSGWQKQLAYHQLGVVMLERKEYKDAQHWFEAAVEAGHIYSSVGVARAQYKRGHTYAAYKLINSLISDHKPVGWMYQERSLYCIGKEKSMDLVSATELDPTLSFPYKHRAVFMVEENNIGAAVSEINKIIGFKISPDCLELRAWFLIAMKDYEGALRDVRAILTLDPNYMMFNGNMQGTRLVELLRPVAQQWNQADCWMQLYDRWSSVDDIGSLAVVHQMLENNPGKSVLRFRQSLLLLRLNSQKAAMRSLRLARNHSSSAHERLVYEGWILYDTGHREEAIAKAEESISIQRSFEAFFLKAYALADSCLDSESSKNVIDLLEEALKCPSDGLRKGQALNNLGSIYVDCDKLELAADCYKHALNIKHTRAHQGLARVYHLQNQHKAAYDEMTKLIEKAQNNASAYEKRSEYCDRDMAKSDLSLATQLDPLRTYPYRYRAAVLMDDHKEAEAIVELSRAINFKPELQLLHLRAAFYDSMGDFVSTVRDCEAALCLDPSHAEMLELCNKAREQVKDRK